From the genome of Papaver somniferum cultivar HN1 chromosome 2, ASM357369v1, whole genome shotgun sequence, one region includes:
- the LOC113349771 gene encoding uncharacterized protein LOC113349771, protein MGASSSTNPNNLEQQELESLAASTGGLPILQKAFTRLSDPHTNSIPLHSLQECFALAFTNTKSTKSQMPENFPRLLSHLGQAIVDLFFTVDKGGGVHWTEFSRGYIRCCGRTSLSVSINTIYRLYAATAAKAGFPSKLEFESEEDDCKISGYFMSTDILMLLWMCWSMSWISEISKYSKYQGELDLPDVNHLVLSAITSCTEVNKDVNLWNYNISGFEAQLPAQKIHLWALSTTPCLAQCFTQYVHERLQSCTPAASEESDTSNVLVGDSSSTETHNKVLLTSGRAWAISLALTSTLSKELLRASVLRDGSGDFQNLLYRSSVHGKGMNRLWSNVEGYNGPLLILVSASCTETGDVDPSAERWIVGVLTDQGLENKDVFYGSSGYLYALSPIFHVFSPNGREKNFMYSHLHATGKYDPHPKPVGLAFGGTSGNERIFIHEDFAKITIRHHAVDKTYRPGSLFPDQGYLPTEASIFKVEVWGLGGEKVREKQNQYLKREQLFTEQRRKVDLNSFGAWEDSPEKMMMGMMSDPNKVQREER, encoded by the exons ATGGGAGCTTCATCGTCTACGAATCCGAATAATCTAGAACAACAAGAATTGGAATCTCTTGCAGCATCAACTGGAGGTTTACCAATTCTTCAAAAGGCTTTTACGAGACTCTCTGATCCTCATACCAATTCAATTCCTCTTCATTCTCTGCAA GAATGCTTTGCTTTAGCCTTTACAAACACTAAGAGTACGAAATCTCAAATGCCCGAAAATTTCCCGCGTTTATTATCTCATCTAGGTCAGGCGATTGTTGACTTGTTCTTCACAGTCGATAAAGGAGGTGGAGTTCACTGGACTGAGTTCTCGAGAGGTTATATTAGATGTTGCGGAAGAACGTCGTTGTCGGTTTCGATTAATACTATATACAGGCTATATGCTGCTACAGCTGCAAAAGCAGGTTTTCCTTCGAAATTGGAATTTGAATCAGAAGAGGATGATTGTAAGATCAGTGGTTATTTTATGTCAACTGATATACTTATGCTCCTTTGGATGTGTTGGAGTATGTCGTGGATTTCGGAAATTTCCAAATACTCTAAGTACCAAGGAGAACTAGACCTTCCAGATGTTAACCATTTGGTGCTGTCAGCTATCACTTCCTGTACCGAAGTTAACAAGGATGTAAATTTATGGAACTATAATATTTCCGGTTTTGAAGCTCAACTGCCTGCACAAAAGATTCATTTGTGGGCTTTATCAACAACCCCATGTCTTGCACAATGCTTTACCCAGTATGTCCATGAAAGACTCCAAAGTTGTACCCCTGCAGCTTCCGAG GAGTCGGATACTTCCAATGTATTAGTTGGGGATAGCTCTTCTACAGAGACACATAACAAAGTTCTCCTAACTTCTGGACGGGCCTGGGCGATATCTCTCGCACTTACAAGTACCTTAAGCAAAGAGCTTCTGAGGGCATCTGTTCTTAGAGATGGCAGTGGAGACTTTCAAAACCTTCTGTATCG GTCATCCGTCCATGGGAAGGGCATGAACAGACTCTGGTCAAATGTTGAGGGTTACAATGGGCCATTGCTAATTTTGGTTTCTGCTAGTTGCACAGAAACCGGTGATGTTGATCCCAGTGCTGAGAGATGGATTGTCGGTGTACTAACTGACCAGGGATTGGAAAATAAGGATGTCTTTTACGGAAGTTCGGGATATTTATATGCTTTAAGCccaattttccatgttttttcacCCAATG GGAGAGAGAAGAATTTTATGTACAGCCACTTGCATGCTACTGGTAAATATGACCCACATCCAAAGCCTGTTGGCCTTGCTTTTGGAGGAACTTCTGGAAACGAGAGGATATTTATTCATGAAGATTTTGCTAAAATTACAATTCGGCATCATGCAGTGGATAAGACTTACCGTCCAGGTTCTCTATTTCCTGATCAG GGATATTTACCTACAGAAGCTTCAATTTTTAAGGTTGAAGTATGGGGATTAGGTGGGGAAAAAGTACGAGAAAAGCAGAACCAATATTTGAAAAGAGAACAACTATTCACTGAGCAAAGACGGAAG GTTGATTTGAATTCCTTTGGCGCTTGGGAGGATTCAccagagaagatgatgatgggCATGATGTCGGATCCCAACAAAGTTCAACGCGAAGAGCGCTAG
- the LOC113352417 gene encoding uncharacterized protein LOC113352417, with amino-acid sequence MEYYHAYNSREKVYETIYGDDVQSYSHLVWYINAIKETNPSSVIDFQFNPAKKEFKHIFISFDACIKGYRFCRPMVYVDATFLTGRFRGCLMAATGINGDKASFSAQFVGVFPLAMALCDSETIDNWEWFLRNLQQVVGDGRPITFHSDRHDGLLHGVPLVYPDSFHSFCNYHLKMNLPINGSDPRYTLVLDLFQEATYALTPEIHYKAIQKIRDLNCDWVADYIETIPPEAYANAFFQGCRYARTSSQIAESYNSWIKVHKKMHAFALLDQD; translated from the exons ATGGAGTATTATCATGCCTATAATAGTAGGGAGAAAGTTTATGAGACCATTTATGGTGACGATGTGCAGTCAtactcgcacttggtatggtatattaATGCTATAAAGGAAACTAACCCTAGTAGTGTGATAGACTTTCAATTTAACCCtgcaaagaaagagttcaaacatATTTTCATCTCGTTTGATGCATGCATCAAAGGGTACCGGTTTTGTCGTCCAATGGTCTATGTGGatgctactttccttactggtagattcAGAGGATGTTTAATGGCagctactgggatcaatggtgataaaG CTTCATTTTCTGCACAATTTGTAGGAGTTTTTCCCCTTGCTATGGCACTATGCGATTCTGAGACTATAgacaactgggagtggtttttaagaaatttgcaACAAGTTGTTGGTGACgggaggccaatcaccttccATTCGGATCGCCATGATGGACTCTTGCATGGTGTTCCACTTGTCTATCCAGACTCATTCCATAGCTTCTGTAACTATCATTTGAAGATGAATCTTCCCATCAACGGATCAGATCCTAGGTACACTCTTGTGCTTGACCTCTTCCAAGAAGCGACGTATGCACTCACACCAGAAATCCATTACAAGGCCATACAGAAAATAAGAGATCTGAATTGTGATTGGGTTGCTGATTACATAGAAACCATCCCACCTGAAGCATATGCGAATGCGTTTTTCCAAGGTTGTCGGTATGCACGTACATCTAGCCAAATAGCAGAATCATACAATAGTTGGATTAAGGTTCACAAGAAGATGCATGCATTtgctcttcttgatcag GATTAA